A window of the Citrus sinensis cultivar Valencia sweet orange chromosome 9, DVS_A1.0, whole genome shotgun sequence genome harbors these coding sequences:
- the LOC102626095 gene encoding cellulose synthase-like protein E1 — MQKPAQSLERKKRGGKMAGDGCLPLFETRRAKGIIFYRVFAVSVFVCIFLIWVYRLSHIPNERDHQNGRLTLWVWIGLFAAELWFGFYWIVTQAVRWNRVHRQTFRNRLSQRYENELPGVDIFVCTADPKIEPPTMVINTVLSVMAYDYPTDKLSVYLSDDAGSDLTFYALMEASHFCKHWIPYCKKFNVEPRSPAAYFIKVGEARGDDHKSQSKDLAAIKRLYEEMENRIQTATKLGRITEEIRMKHKGFSQWDSYSSRLDHDTILQILIDGRDPNAVDNEGCALPTLVYLAREKRPQYSHNFKAGAMNALIRVSSKISNGQVTLNVDCDMYSNNSQAVRDALCFFMDEEKGHEFAFVQFPQNFDNVTKNELYSNSLRIYNEVEFEGMDGYGGPIYCGSGCFHRREILCGRKYDKETKIELKRENDSKREESLLELEETSKALASCTYETNTQWGKEIGLKYGCPVEDVITGISIQCQGWKSVYCKPERDAFLGVSPTTLLQFLVQRKRWSEGDFQIMLCRYSPARYAHGKISLGLRLGYCCYCLWAPNCLATLFYSIVPSLYLLKGIPLFPMISSPWIIPFAYVMFAKYTYSLAEFLWSGGTALGWWNEQRLWLYLRTTSFLFGFIDAILKTLGFSESSFAVTEKVADEDVSQRYEKEIMEFGAASSMFTILSTLALLNLFCMIGAVKKVIVGDGYVKFYETMLLQILLCSALVLINWPLYQGLFLRKDNGKMPSSVTTKSLVLALSVCTCFTFLY; from the exons ATGCAGAAACCGGCACAGAGTTTGGAGAGAAAGAAACGGGGGGGAAAAATGGCAGGTGATGGATGCTTGCCTCTGTTTGAGACAAGAAGAGCAAAGGGGATAATTTTTTACAGGGTCTTTGCAGTCTCTGTGTTTGTTTGCATATTTCTGATCTGGGTTTACAGATTGAGTCACATACCAAATGAACGCGATCATCAAAATGGAAGGTTGACATTATGGGTCTGGATCGGGTTGTTTGCGGCTGAACTGTGGTTCGGTTTCTATTGGATTGTAACTCAAGCCGTGAGGTGGAACAGAGTCCACAGGCAAACCTTTAGGAACAGGTTATCTCAGAG ATATGAGAATGAGCTGCCTGGAGTGGACATATTTGTGTGCACAGCAGACCCCAAAATAGAACCACCAACGATGGTGATCAACACCGTTCTATCAGTAATGGCATACGATTATCCAACTGATAAGCTCAGTGTTTATCTTTCTGACGATGCTGGCTCTGATCTTACTTTCTATGCTTTAATGGAGGCTTCTCATTTCTGCAAACATTGGATTCCTTATTGCAAGAAATTCAATGTGGAGCCCAGGTCCCCTGCTGCATATTTCATCAAAGTTGGTGAAGCACGTGGCGATGATCATAAAAGTCAGTCCAAAGATCTGGCAGCTATCAAG AGATTATATGAAGAAATGGAGAATAGAATCCAAACTGCAACAAAGCTTGGTAGAATCACGGAAGAAATACGCATGAAACATAAAGGATTTTCTCAGTGGGATTCTTACTCTTCGCGGCTTGATCATGATACCATTCttcaa ATATTGATAGATGGAAGAGATCCAAATGCTGTTGATAATGAAGGGTGTGCCTTGCCAACATTGGTATACTTGGCTCGCGAGAAGAGACCCCAGTATTCTCATAATTTCAAAGCAGGAGCTATGAATGCACTG ATAAGGGTGTCATCAAAGATTAGCAATGGACAAGTCACTCTTAATGTAGACTGTGATATGTACTCAAACAATTCACAAGCTGTGAGAGATGCCCTTTGCTTCTTCATGGATGAAGAAAAGGGCCATGAGTTTGCTTTTGTCCAGTTTCCACAGAACTTTGATAATGTTACTAAGAATGAATTGTACAGCAACTCATTAAGAATATATAATGAG GTGGAATTTGAAGGCATGGATGGTTATGGAGGCCCAATTTATTGTGGATCTGGCTGTTTTCACAGAAGAGAAATTCTATGTGGAAGGAAATACGACAAGGAAACTAAGATTGaattgaagagagaaaatgattcaaagagagaagaaagttTACTTGAATTGGAAGAAACATCGAAGGCTCTTGCAAGTTGTACCTATGAAACAAACACTCAATGGGGAAAGGAG ATTGGATTGAAATATGGGTGTCCGGTTGAAGATGTTATAACAGGGATATCGATCCAATGTCAAGGATGGAAATCAGTGTATTGCAAACCAGAAAGGGATGCATTCTTAGGTGTTTCACCGACCACATTGCTTCAGTTCCTCGTGCAGCGTAAGAGATGGTCTGAAGGTGATTTCCAAATTATGCTTTGCAGATACAGTCCTGCTAGGTATGCACATGGAAAGATTAGCTTAGGCCTTCGCTTGGGATATTGCTGCTATTGTCTCTGGGCTCCAAATTGCTTGGCAACGCTATTTTACTCTATTGTTCCTTCACTTTATCTTCTCAAAGGAATTCCCTTGTTTCCAATG ATCTCAAGCCCATGGATAATACCCTTTGCCTATGTGATGTTTGCCAAGTACACATATAGCCTAGCAGAGTTTCTGTGGTCTGGAGGCACAGCCCTTGGTTGGTGGAATGAACAACGGCTATGGCTTTACCTAAGAACAACCTCCTTCCTTTTTGGCTTCATCGACGCCATTTTGAAGACGCTAGGATTTTCTGAATCATCTTTTGCTGTTACAGAAAAAGTGGCTGACGAAGACGTATCACAACGATATGAGAAAGAGATAATGGAATTCGGTGCCGCCTCTTCAATGTTCACAATATTATCAACACTTGCTTTGCTGAATTTATTCTGCATGATTGGGGCGGTAAAGAAGGTGATTGTAGGTGATGGCTATGTTAAATTCTACGAGACGATGCTCTTGCAAATCCTTTTATGCAGCGCCTTAGTTCTCATCAACTGGCCTCTGTATCAAGGCCTTTTCTTGAGGAAGGACAACGGCAAGATGCCAAGCTCTGTGACCACTAAATCGCTTGTATTAGCTCTGTCTGTCTGTACTTGTTTTACCTTCTTGtattaa
- the LOC102626391 gene encoding major pollen allergen Ole e 10-like isoform X2: MAKQLSAFVLLLLIIFLLSSTMATAAIPPADEGELVRQFEHVIVNRQPIRPPIVQNREHNRNREQATDTPNLDDKVSWEGQTTWCIAKPSTGDERLNANIQFCCQQPDIDCSIIQPGGRSYNPNNYYSHASVVMHLYYKANYKLPHTCDFMQSGLIISQDPSVGECIYEP, from the exons ATGGCGAAACAGCTCTCagcttttgttcttttgctTCTCATCATATTTCTTCTCAGCTCCACCATGGCCACAG CCGCGATACCACCAGCAGATGAAGGCGAACTG GTCAGGCAATTCGAGCATGTCATAGTGAACCGTCAGCCAATTAGGCCTCCTATAGTCCAAAACCGGGAGCATAACAGGAACAG GGAGCAAGCAACAGATACGCCAAACTTGGATGACAAGGTTTCCTGGGAAGGGCAAACAACATGGTGCATTGCGAAACCTTCAACTGGAGATGAACGGCTAAATGCAAACATACAATTCTGCTGCCAACAACCAGACATAGATTGCAGCATTATACAACCTGGGGGCCGGTCTTATAATCCTAACAACTATTACTCGCATGCTTCAGTTGTCATGCATCTCTACTACAAGGCCAATTACAAGCTACCCCACACCTGTGATTTCATGCAGAGTGGTCTGATTATCTCTCAGGATCCAT CTGTTGGAGAGTGCATATATGAACCCTGA
- the LOC102626391 gene encoding major pollen allergen Ole e 10-like isoform X1, with protein sequence MAKQLSAFVLLLLIIFLLSSTMATAAIPPADEGELVRQFEHVIVNRQPIRPPIVQNREHNRNRFREQATDTPNLDDKVSWEGQTTWCIAKPSTGDERLNANIQFCCQQPDIDCSIIQPGGRSYNPNNYYSHASVVMHLYYKANYKLPHTCDFMQSGLIISQDPSVGECIYEP encoded by the exons ATGGCGAAACAGCTCTCagcttttgttcttttgctTCTCATCATATTTCTTCTCAGCTCCACCATGGCCACAG CCGCGATACCACCAGCAGATGAAGGCGAACTG GTCAGGCAATTCGAGCATGTCATAGTGAACCGTCAGCCAATTAGGCCTCCTATAGTCCAAAACCGGGAGCATAACAGGAACAGGTTCAG GGAGCAAGCAACAGATACGCCAAACTTGGATGACAAGGTTTCCTGGGAAGGGCAAACAACATGGTGCATTGCGAAACCTTCAACTGGAGATGAACGGCTAAATGCAAACATACAATTCTGCTGCCAACAACCAGACATAGATTGCAGCATTATACAACCTGGGGGCCGGTCTTATAATCCTAACAACTATTACTCGCATGCTTCAGTTGTCATGCATCTCTACTACAAGGCCAATTACAAGCTACCCCACACCTGTGATTTCATGCAGAGTGGTCTGATTATCTCTCAGGATCCAT CTGTTGGAGAGTGCATATATGAACCCTGA
- the LOC102623728 gene encoding phosphopantothenoylcysteine decarboxylase subunit SIS2-like isoform X1 encodes MERNLILWNSRLLNYWKSSPYFLEGNVEKSSREVRNPKIVRLNADAGLRKLDLYEKLKQKQGQEEKVEKEKKQGEDEDGDSDEAAGEVEEEFSDDGDFIQNIDFDDDGDDFNMADANDDEATY; translated from the exons ATGGAAAGAAACTTAATTCTCTGGAATTCAAGATTGCTAAATTACTGGAAATCCTCTCCATACTTTCTTGAAGGGAATGTTGAAAAGA GTTCAAGGGAGGTGCGAAATCCAAAAATAGTGAGATTGAATGCAGATGCAG GCCTAAGGAAGTTGGATCTCTATGAAAAGCTTAAACAGAAGCAG GGCCAAGAGGAAAAagttgaaaaggaaaagaagcaAGGTGAAGATGAGGATGGAGACAGTGATGAGGCAGCTGgagaagttgaagaagaattCAGTGATGATGGAGATTTTATCCAG aacattgattttgatgacgACGGAGATGACTTTAACATGGCTGACGCCAATGATG ATGAAGCAACATACTAG
- the LOC102623426 gene encoding malonyl-CoA:anthocyanidin 5-O-glucoside-6''-O-malonyltransferase-like — protein sequence MADERDFEGINNRVKIHEVCKLPPFSDDSAATTKTTTTAAAAFATLSLTYFDTYWIRFGSWDGLLFYEIRGLTWDSFSKVVLPKLKLSLSLTLLHYLPLAGHLMWPPHAEKPAVCYSFPHNYSKNDGVSVTVAESNADFDLLAGNGIRKAVDFYPLVPRLSTSDDKAEVIAIQITLFPNHGFSICISINHAVLDGTSLMLFMKSWAYLCKQLDLHQQNKPPSLPERLTPCFDRTLIKDPDGIDLVYVKHNMAFAGLDPNTRNLKPNPVDPKVADTNNLVRRTFELSSEDLNKLKHKLLLAKEQHQSKSKQLHLSSYVLTCAHVYACMVKAITEDANTTVVFSFNADCRSRLDPPLPVNYFGNCVSAAVCVVAKASDFLQGNGIDFVEKLSDSIKGLRGDAIVGSEDKIVRKYEMLKQMGEQSIVLRISGSHRFDVYGPDFGWGKPKKVEPVSIDRRGAICLVENKDGGGVEVAVVLEKQKMEVFSSLFIDGLNDEHIISGVPKSRI from the coding sequence ATGGCAGATGAAAGAGATTTCGAAGGGATTAATAACAGAGTCAAAATACATGAGGTATGCAAACTGCCTCCGTTCTCCGACGACTCAGCggcaacaacaaaaacaacgACAACTGCAGCAGCTGCTTTCGCTACTCTTTCATTGACGTACTTTGACACATACTGGATCAGATTTGGGTCATGGGATGGCCTCCTCTTCTACGAAATCAGGGGCTTAACATGGGATTCATTCAGCAAAGTGGTCCTCCCAAAGCTcaagctctctctctcactcactcTCCTTCATTATCTCCCTCTCGCTGGTCACTTGATGTGGCCTCCACATGCTGAAAAGCCAGCCGTCTGCTACTCCTTCCCTCATAACTACTCTAAAAACGATGGCGTTTCAGTCACGGTTGCTGAGTCCAACGCCGACTTTGATCTCCTCGCTGGCAATGGAATCCGGAAAGCTGTTGACTTTTATCCGCTGGTGCCCCGGTTGTCGACATCAGATGACAAAGCAGAGGTAATTGCCATCCAAATAACTCTGTTTCCAAATCACGGATTCTCCATCTGCATTTCAATTAACCATGCGGTACTTGACGGGACCAgcttaatgttatttatgaaatcttGGGCTTACTTATGCAAACAATTAGACTTACACCAACAAAATAAACCTCCTTCGTTACCGGAGCGTCTAACCCCATGTTTTGACCGGACTCTCATCAAAGATCCCGATGGGATCGACTTGGTGTACGTCAAGCACAACATGGCTTTTGCCGGATTGGATCCCAACACGCGAAACTTGAAGCCTAATCCCGTTGACCCAAAAGTAGCGGATACCAACAACTTGGTTCGAAGGACATTCGAATTGAGCAGCGAAGATCTAAACAAGTTGAAACATAAGCTGCTGCTGGCTAAAGAACAACatcaatcaaaatccaaacaacTTCACTTATCATCTTATGTGCTTACATGTGCCCACGTATATGCGTGCATGGTTAAAGCTATAACGGAAGATGCGAATACAACTGTTGTGTTTTCGTTCAATGCGGATTGTAGGAGCCGTTTGGATCCTCCACTTCCGGTTAATTACTTTGGAAACTGTGTTTCAGCTGCTGTATGTGTGGTTGCTAAAGCAAGTGACTTCTTGCAGGGAAATGGGattgattttgttgaaaaattaagTGATTCAATCAAAGGGCTCAGGGGGGATGCCATTGTAGGATCAGAGGATAAGATTGTTAGGAAATACGAAATGCTCAAACAGATGGGAGAACAATCAATTGTGCTTAGGATATCCGGGTCACACCGTTTTGATGTTTACGGGCCGGATTTCGGGTGGGGGAAGCCGAAGAAGGTGGAGCCTGTGTCAATAGATAGACGTGGAGCTATTTGTTTGGTAGAAAATAAGGACGGAGGCGGGGTCGAGGTTGCTGTTGTGTtggagaaacaaaaaatggaggttttttcttctctcttcatTGATGGCCTAAACGACGAGCATATTATCTCAGGAGTGCCTAAGTCAAGAATATAA
- the LOC102618515 gene encoding malonyl-CoA:anthocyanidin 5-O-glucoside-6''-O-malonyltransferase-like, whose translation MAPERDIGGVNNNGSVKIHEACKVPPFSDDSTAAAVAATTLPLTYFDTYCFNLSPVDNLLFYEIKDLTWDSFNSEILPKLKHSLSITLLHYLPLAGHLMWPPDAEKPAVCYFKDDGVSVTVAESNADLRLLSSNNGTRRTVEFHPLAPRLSISDDKAEVTAIQITLFPNQGFSISISVHHTVIDGKSAVLFIKSWAYLCKKLQQQNVVVPVPSLLPESLTPCFDRSLIKDPHGIDMVYVKQLMAFTGSDPNTRSLKVTIPVAKVDSNLVRKTFTLTREDLNKLKHKLVLVNKDQHPSKQLHSSTFVLTCAHVFVCLVKARGEDANTTVTFWVPADCRSRLDPPLPGNYFGSCILAEFAVAKAVDFMQEDGIAFVAEKLSDSVKGLKKGDAIVGTEDRIARELEVMKETGEQSIEIAIAGGTSHFDFYDSDFGWGKPNKVEIVSIDGTGAISLMQSRDGGSVEIGVVLDEPQMEVFTSLFVSGLNDRENTSHPLRTVLRSRF comes from the coding sequence ATGGCTCCTGAAAGAGATATCGGAGGCGTTAATAATAACGGATCAGTCAAAATACACGAGGCTTGCAAAGTGCCGCCGTTCTCCGACGACTCGACAGCAGCAGCTGTCGCTGCTACTACGCTTCCATTAACGTATTTTGACACATACTGCTTCAATTTGAGTCCAGTGGATAACCTCCTCTTTTACGAAATCAAAGACTTAACATGGGATTCATTCAACTCGGAGATCCTCCCAAAGCTGAAGCACTCTCTCTCTATCACTCTTCTTCATTATCTCCCACTCGCTGGTCACTTGATGTGGCCTCCAGATGCTGAAAAGCCAGCAGTATGTTACTTTAAAGACGACGGCGTTTCAGTCACAGTTGCAGAGTCCAATGCTGACTTGCGTCTCCTCTCTAGCAATAATGGAACCCGCAGAACTGTTGAATTTCATCCGTTGGCGCCCCGGTTGTCGATATCAGACGATAAAGCTGAGGTAACTGCCATCCAAATTACTCTGTTTCCAAATCAAGGTTTCTCCATCTCCATTTCAGTTCACCATACAGTAATCGACGGGAAAAGTGCGGTACTGTTCATCAAATCTTGGGCTTATTTAtgcaaaaaattacaacaacaAAACGTCGTCGTCCCTGTCCCTTCTTTGTTACCGGAAAGTCTAACCCCGTGTTTTGACCGGAGTCTCATCAAAGACCCTCATGGGATCGACATGGTGTACGTTAAACAGTTGATGGCTTTTACCGGATCGGATCCCAACACACGAAGCTTGAAAGTTACCATCCCCGTCGCAAAAGTGGATTCCAACTTGGTTCGAAAGACTTTCACGTTGACTCGTGAAGATCTAAACAAGTTGAAACATAAGCTGGTGCTCGTTAATAAAGACCAGCATCCATCCAAGCAACTTCATTCATCAACTTTTGTGCTTACATGTGCACACGTGTTTGTCTGCCTGGTTAAAGCTAGAGGAGAAGATGCCAACACAACTGTTACGTTTTGGGTCCCTGCGGATTGCAGGAGCCGTTTGGATCCTCCACTTCCTGGTAATTACTTTGGAAGCTGTATATTGGCGGAATTTGCGGTTGCGAAAGCGGTTGATTTCATGCAGGAAGACGGGATTGCTTTTGTAGCAGAAAAATTAAGTGACTCGGTCAAAGGCCTGAAGAAGGGGGATGCCATTGTAGGAACAGAGGATAGGATTGCTAGGGAACTTGAAGTGATGAAAGAAACAGGAGAACAATCAATTGAGATTGCTATAGCCGGCGGGACTAGCCATTTTGATTTCTATGATTCGGACTTCGGGTGGGGGAAGCCAAATAAGGTGGAGATTGTGTCAATAGACGGTACGGGGGCCATTTCTTTGATGCAAAGTAGGGACGGAGGCAGTGTCGAGATTGGTGTTGTCTTGGATGAACCACAAATGGAGGTGTTCACTTCTCTCTTCGTTAGTGGCCTCAATGATAGAGAAAATACCTCGCATCCATTAAGAACTGTGCTCAGGTCAAGATTTTAA
- the LOC102623728 gene encoding uncharacterized protein LOC102623728 isoform X2 produces MERNLILWNSRLLNYWKSSPYFLEGNVEKSLRKLDLYEKLKQKQGQEEKVEKEKKQGEDEDGDSDEAAGEVEEEFSDDGDFIQNIDFDDDGDDFNMADANDDEATY; encoded by the exons ATGGAAAGAAACTTAATTCTCTGGAATTCAAGATTGCTAAATTACTGGAAATCCTCTCCATACTTTCTTGAAGGGAATGTTGAAAAGA GCCTAAGGAAGTTGGATCTCTATGAAAAGCTTAAACAGAAGCAG GGCCAAGAGGAAAAagttgaaaaggaaaagaagcaAGGTGAAGATGAGGATGGAGACAGTGATGAGGCAGCTGgagaagttgaagaagaattCAGTGATGATGGAGATTTTATCCAG aacattgattttgatgacgACGGAGATGACTTTAACATGGCTGACGCCAATGATG ATGAAGCAACATACTAG
- the LOC102618794 gene encoding cellulose synthase-like protein E1, with translation MASDGYLPLFETRRVKGRIFYRVFVVSVFVCIFFIWVYRLCHIPNKHENGKLLWVWIGLFAAELWLGFYWIFTQSLRWNRVRRLTFRDRLSQRYEDKLPGVDIFVCTADPKIEPPMMVINTVLSVMAYDYPTDKLSVYLSDDASSDLTFYALMEASHFSTHWIPYCKKFNVEPRSPAAYFINVGESQGEKSQSNELTAVKRLYEEMENRIQTATKLGRITEEIRMKHKGFSQWDSYSSPLDHDTILQILIDGRDPNAVDNERCALPTLVYLAREKRPWHFQNFKAGAMNALIRVSSKISNGQVILNVDCDMYSNNSQVVRDALCFFMDEEKGHEVAFVQFPQNFDNVTKNELYSNSSRIFNEVELQGLDGYGCPLYTGSGCFHRREILCGSKYSKETKIEWKSKKDSKGEESLLDLEETSKALASCTYERNTQWGKEMGLKYGCPAEDVVTGLSIQSRGWKSVYSKPERDAFLGVSPTTLLQLLVQHKRWSEGNFQIFISKYCPAWHAHGKISLGFRLGYCCYGLWAPSCLATLFYSVVPSLYLLKGIPLFPEITSPWIIPFAYVIFAKYGGSLVEFLWCGGTALGWWNDQRLWLYKRTSSYLFAFIDTILKTLGFSESAFVVTAKVADQDVLERYEKEIMEFGDTSSMFTILSTLALLNLFCLIGAVKRVIIDDGFVKLYETMILQILLCSTLVLINWPLYQGLFLRKDNGKMPSSLTAKTLVLALVLFGIEVT, from the exons ATGGCAAGTGATGGATATTTGCCTTTGTTTGAGACAAGAAGAGTAAAGGGTAGAATTTTTTACAGGGTCTTTGTCGTTTCTGTGTTTGtttgcatatttttcatatgggTTTACAGATTGTGTCACATACCGAATAAAcatgaaaatggaaaattattatgGGTCTGGATTGGCTTGTTTGCAGCTGAGCTGTGGCTTGGTTTCTACTGGATTTTCACTCAATCCCTGAGGTGGAATAGAGTCCGCAGGCTTACTTTTAGGGACAGGCTCTCTCAAAG ATATGAGGATAAGCTTCCTGGAGTGGACATATTTGTATGCACAGCAGACCCGAAAATAGAGCCACCAATGATGGTGATCAACACAGTCCTATCAGTAATGGCGTATGATTATCCAACAGATAAGCTCAGTGTTTATCTTTCTGATGATGCTTCCTCTGATCTTACTTTCTATGCTTTAATGGAGGCTTCTCATTTCTCCACACATTGGATTCCTTATTGCAAGAAATTCAATGTAGAGCCAAGGTCCCCTGCTGCGTATTTTATCAATGTAGGTGAATCACAAGGTGAAAAAAGTCAATCCAACGAGCTGACAGCTGTCAAG AGATTATATGAAGAGATGGAGAATAGAATCCAAACTGCAACCAAGCTTGGTAGAATCACTGAAGAAATACGCATGAAACATAAAGGGTTTTCTCAGTGGGATTCTTACTCTTCGCCACTTGATCATGACACCATTCTTCAA ATATTGATAGATGGAAGAGATCCAAATGCTGTTGATAATGAAAGGTGTGCATTACCAACTTTGGTATACCTGGCTCGTGAGAAGAGGCCCTggcattttcaaaatttcaaagcagGAGCTATGAATGCACTG ATAAGGGTGTCGTCAAAAATTAGCAACGGGCAGGTCATTCTCAATGTAGACTGTGATATGTACTCAAACAATTCACAAGTTGTGAGAGATGCTCTTTGCTTCTTCATGGATGAAGAAAAGGGCCACGAGGTTGCTTTCGTGCAGTTTCCACAGAACTTTGATAATGTTACTAAGAATGAATTGTACAGTAACTCATCAAGAATATTTAATGAG GTGGAACTTCAAGGCTTGGATGGCTATGGATGCCCTCTGTATACTGGATCCGGCTGTTTTCACAGAAGAGAAATTCTCTGTGGAAGTAAATACAGCAAGGAAACCAAGATTGAATGGAAGAGTAAAAAGGATTCAAAGGGCGAAGAAAGTTTACTTGACTTGGAAGAAACATCAAAGGCTCTTGCAAGTTGCACATATGAAAGAAACACTCAATGGGGAAAGGAG ATGGGGTTGAAATATGGATGCCCTGCTGAAGATGTTGTAACGGGGCTATCGATTCAATCTCGAGGATGGAAATCAGTATATTCCAAACCAGAAAGGGATGCATTCTTAGGTGTTTCTCCAACCACATTACTGCAGTTGCTTGTGCAGCACAAGAGGTGGTCTGAAGgtaattttcagatttttatttccaaataTTGTCCTGCTTGGCACGCACATGGAAAGATTAGCTTAGGCTTTCGATTGGGATATTGCTGCTATGGCCTTTGGGCTCCAAGTTGCTTGGCAACGCTTTTCTACTCCGTCGTTCCGTCACTTTATCTTCTCAAAGGAATTCCCTTGTTTCCAGAG ATCACAAGCCCATGGATTATACCTTTTGCCTATGTGATATTTGCCAAGTATGGAGGTAGCCTAGTAGAATTCCTGTGGTGTGGTGGCACAGCCCTCGGTTGGTGGAATGATCAACGGCTGTGGCTTTATAAAAGAACAAGCTCCTACCTATTTGCCTTTATCGACACCATTTTAAAGACACTTGGATTTTCTGAATCAGCATTTGTAGTTACAGCAAAAGTGGCTGACCAAGATGTATTAGAACGATATGAGAAAGAGATAATGGAGTTCGGAGACACCTCTTCAATGTTCACAATATTATCAACACTTGCTTTGCTGAATTTATTCTGTTTGATTGGGGCGGTGAAGCGGGTGATTATAGATGATGGCTTTGTTAAATTGTACGAGACAATGATCTTGCAAATTCTTCTTTGCAGCACTTTGGTTCTCATCAACTGGCCTTTGTATCAAGGCCTTTTCTTGAGGAAGGACAACGGCAAGATGCCAAGCTCTTTAACAGCTAAAACGCTTGTGTTAGCTTTGGTTTTGTTTGGTATTGAAGTAACGTAA
- the LOC102623728 gene encoding WD repeat-containing protein JIP5-like isoform X3, whose translation MQMQVFSDKSSGLRKLDLYEKLKQKQGQEEKVEKEKKQGEDEDGDSDEAAGEVEEEFSDDGDFIQNIDFDDDGDDFNMADANDDEATY comes from the exons ATGCAGATGCAGGTTTTCTCAGATAAAAGCTCTg GCCTAAGGAAGTTGGATCTCTATGAAAAGCTTAAACAGAAGCAG GGCCAAGAGGAAAAagttgaaaaggaaaagaagcaAGGTGAAGATGAGGATGGAGACAGTGATGAGGCAGCTGgagaagttgaagaagaattCAGTGATGATGGAGATTTTATCCAG aacattgattttgatgacgACGGAGATGACTTTAACATGGCTGACGCCAATGATG ATGAAGCAACATACTAG
- the LOC102626686 gene encoding glucan endo-1,3-beta-glucosidase 7-like produces the protein MTKTKQLSAFVLLLLIIYLLCSPMTTGAVPPANEGEQVRQFELVRASEPTRPHIIQNREHNSEQATDMLEVDGKASCEGQTTWCIVKPSTGDERLLANIQFCCDHVDCSIIQPGGVCYEPNNNYSHASVVMHLFYRANNKLPHTCDFMQSGLIISQDPSVGKCIYAP, from the exons ATGACAAAGACAAAACAGCTCTCagcttttgttcttttgctTCTTATCATATACCTTCTCTGCTCCCCCATGACTACAG GGGCAGTGCCACCAGCAAATGAAGGCGAACAG GTTAGGCAATTCGAGCTTGTCAGAGCGAGCGAGCCTACAAGGCCTCATATAATCCAAAACCGGGAGCACAACAG TGAGCAAGCAACAGACATGCTGGAAGTGGATGGCAAGGCTTCGTGTGAAGGGCAAACAACTTGGTGCATTGTGAAACCTTCAACTGGAGATGAACGGCTACTTGCAAACATACAATTCTGCTGCGATCACGTTGACTGTAGCATTATACAACCCGGGGGCGTGTGTTACGAGCCTAACAACAATTACTCACATGCTTCAGTTGTCATGCATCTCTTCTACAGGGCCAATAACAAGCTACCCCACACCTGTGATTTCATGCAGAGTGGTCTGATTATCTCTCAGGATCCAT CTGTTGGAAAATGCATTTATGCACCCTGA